A DNA window from Candidatus Protochlamydia naegleriophila contains the following coding sequences:
- a CDS encoding NADP-dependent oxidoreductase has protein sequence MNQHTMKAIVLEEFGGADRLKLAQLPTPSPGPSEVQIQIAYAAVNPVDWKIREGRLKNRVPHEFPLIPGWDATGTISAVGKNVRRFKVGDSVFAYCRKPTIKWGTYAEYICYEADNVAFKPAALSFAQAAAIPLAGLTAWQSLFDSAQLKKGEIVLIHAGAGGVGSLAIQFAKLAGACVLTTASESNHAYVKQLGADIVIDYKQQNALESIKALYPKGIDVVFDTVGGETQKKSFELLKEGGRLVSIVEPPDNSLSEAHHAKGLYVFVTPNGGELQHISDLIQQGKVGPIQIQELPLEKASEAQEKNQKGQSKGKIVLKIR, from the coding sequence GTGAATCAGCACACCATGAAAGCCATCGTTCTTGAAGAATTTGGGGGAGCCGACCGATTGAAATTAGCGCAGCTTCCAACTCCCTCGCCAGGTCCAAGCGAAGTTCAAATCCAAATTGCGTATGCGGCTGTCAATCCAGTCGATTGGAAAATTCGGGAAGGCCGCCTGAAAAATCGCGTACCGCATGAATTCCCTCTCATTCCAGGATGGGATGCAACGGGCACTATTTCAGCTGTCGGCAAAAATGTTAGAAGATTTAAAGTAGGCGATTCTGTCTTCGCTTATTGTCGCAAACCCACAATCAAATGGGGCACCTACGCCGAATACATTTGCTACGAAGCCGACAATGTAGCTTTTAAGCCTGCCGCCCTTTCTTTTGCTCAAGCAGCCGCCATTCCACTCGCTGGTTTGACAGCTTGGCAATCGTTGTTTGACTCAGCACAGCTCAAAAAGGGAGAGATCGTTTTAATTCACGCCGGAGCCGGTGGTGTCGGCAGTTTAGCGATTCAATTTGCCAAACTGGCAGGCGCCTGTGTCCTGACAACGGCCAGTGAATCCAATCACGCTTATGTCAAACAATTGGGAGCAGATATAGTTATCGATTATAAACAGCAAAATGCTCTTGAAAGCATCAAAGCTCTTTATCCAAAAGGCATTGACGTGGTCTTCGATACGGTTGGCGGCGAGACTCAAAAAAAGAGCTTTGAGCTGCTAAAAGAAGGTGGCCGTCTAGTTTCAATTGTAGAACCGCCAGACAACTCCCTTTCCGAAGCCCATCATGCAAAAGGGCTCTATGTCTTTGTCACTCCCAATGGCGGAGAGCTCCAGCACATTTCAGATTTGATCCAACAAGGGAAAGTTGGCCCGATTCAAATCCAGGAACTCCCCTTAGAAAAGGCCTCAGAAGCCCAAGAAAAGAACCAGAAAGGGCAGTCAAAAGGTAAGATTGTTTTAAAAATTCGCTAA
- a CDS encoding Dps family protein, producing the protein MTTNFTLDRNKQIAQFLNLILADTYILYVKTQNFHWNIVDPRFYALHQFLEKQYEELAEAIDELAERIRILGERAPGTLKQFLDMTSYKESNGDENSDDMLQQLFEDHEAMCRHLRERIERSNELGDHGTTDLLTKRLSVHEKSAWMLRSHLSN; encoded by the coding sequence ATGACAACTAATTTCACTTTAGACCGGAACAAGCAAATTGCCCAATTTTTAAATTTGATTCTCGCTGATACTTACATCCTGTACGTAAAAACGCAGAATTTTCATTGGAATATCGTCGACCCTCGCTTTTATGCCTTGCATCAATTCTTAGAAAAACAATATGAAGAACTAGCCGAAGCCATTGATGAACTAGCTGAGCGCATTCGCATACTAGGCGAACGAGCTCCCGGCACACTTAAGCAATTTTTAGACATGACATCCTACAAAGAATCGAATGGGGATGAAAACAGCGATGACATGCTTCAGCAGCTATTTGAAGATCACGAAGCCATGTGTCGCCATTTAAGGGAACGAATTGAACGTTCTAATGAACTCGGGGATCACGGTACAACCGATCTTCTGACCAAGCGGCTGAGTGTCCATGAAAAGAGTGCCTGGATGCTTCGTAGCCACTTATCAAACTAA
- a CDS encoding ferritin-like domain-containing protein, giving the protein MQQNSFYELFLELLRDVFDAENQIVVGLPKVIKASTHAELKEALAHHLDETKNQVLRLKKIFKMLNENPTGVECTAMAGLMKEAEEEIAKKTTPSVKDAGLIICCQKVEHYEIASYGSARALARHLNQSEINERFNFDEIADLLQETLDEESSADEKLTDIAEGGFFSQGINDEAETEAQTPTKTTRPKS; this is encoded by the coding sequence ATGCAGCAAAATTCTTTTTATGAATTGTTTCTTGAATTGTTAAGAGATGTGTTTGATGCAGAGAATCAAATCGTTGTCGGCCTACCAAAAGTCATCAAAGCATCAACCCATGCAGAATTAAAAGAGGCGCTTGCTCATCATCTTGATGAAACGAAGAATCAGGTCCTGCGCTTGAAGAAAATTTTCAAAATGCTGAATGAAAATCCAACTGGTGTCGAGTGTACAGCTATGGCTGGGTTAATGAAAGAAGCGGAAGAAGAGATAGCCAAAAAAACGACCCCATCCGTCAAAGATGCGGGTTTAATTATTTGCTGCCAAAAAGTAGAGCATTATGAAATTGCCAGTTACGGGTCTGCAAGAGCACTAGCGAGACATTTAAACCAGTCAGAGATTAACGAGCGCTTCAATTTTGATGAGATTGCAGACCTCCTCCAAGAAACATTGGATGAAGAAAGCTCTGCAGACGAAAAGTTGACTGATATTGCCGAAGGCGGCTTTTTCAGCCAAGGAATCAATGACGAGGCAGAAACAGAAGCGCAAACACCTACAAAAACGACTCGTCCGAAATCTTAA
- a CDS encoding FUSC family protein has translation MAIFTQAKWQDFYSQINFKLALKTSLAALLSLYVCHELDRFIKHPDAFISGIWCVVASIFASQPTLGGTYKAIWNRFLGVLVGSALGGFFASQWGAHPFILGVAIFCTACICFASGLKENYRMACLSLAVIMIPWGINPSISPWIYAFFRFLDTCVGLGVAMFVAQAVWPSQALTTMQSQMADILSLVRQFYEYTLVSSSPHKSETIADDLINDVNQAFIQAHFNLEESKVELLVGMSPITIWVDLLSCLERLWESVRDLKKVFDPSMLEEVFDEELKKEVHHLSEQIDFILKDLSEKLKSGHSSYDYGRIAVLQESLIEELVRFRATRVMKKYSLERVENYFVFFYNFKHILNELQQLNGIIDQQLAIE, from the coding sequence ATGGCGATTTTTACTCAAGCCAAATGGCAAGACTTCTATAGTCAGATAAACTTTAAACTGGCTTTGAAAACTAGCTTAGCAGCTTTGTTGAGTTTATATGTCTGCCATGAATTGGATCGCTTCATTAAACATCCAGATGCCTTTATCAGTGGTATTTGGTGCGTTGTTGCCTCAATTTTTGCTTCTCAGCCTACACTTGGTGGGACTTACAAGGCCATTTGGAATCGTTTCTTAGGTGTTTTGGTTGGATCGGCTTTAGGGGGCTTTTTTGCAAGCCAATGGGGGGCGCATCCTTTTATTTTGGGAGTAGCCATTTTTTGCACCGCATGTATTTGCTTTGCCAGTGGATTGAAAGAAAATTATCGCATGGCCTGCCTATCTTTGGCTGTCATCATGATTCCTTGGGGAATCAATCCAAGCATTAGCCCTTGGATTTATGCATTCTTTAGATTTTTAGACACGTGTGTGGGGCTTGGAGTTGCTATGTTTGTTGCTCAGGCTGTCTGGCCATCGCAGGCATTGACGACAATGCAGTCTCAAATGGCCGATATTTTATCGCTTGTACGGCAATTTTATGAGTACACATTAGTGTCGAGCAGTCCCCATAAAAGCGAAACGATCGCTGATGATCTCATCAATGATGTGAATCAAGCCTTTATTCAAGCGCACTTTAATCTGGAAGAATCAAAGGTAGAATTACTAGTAGGAATGTCTCCTATTACTATCTGGGTAGACCTATTGAGTTGTCTTGAGCGTTTGTGGGAAAGTGTTCGAGATTTGAAAAAAGTTTTCGACCCATCGATGCTCGAAGAGGTTTTTGATGAAGAACTGAAAAAAGAGGTGCATCATTTAAGCGAGCAGATCGATTTTATCTTGAAAGACCTCTCAGAAAAACTTAAAAGTGGGCATTCAAGCTATGATTACGGACGCATTGCCGTGTTGCAAGAAAGCTTGATAGAGGAGCTTGTCCGGTTTCGCGCGACTCGAGTCATGAAGAAATACAGCTTAGAGCGCGTAGAAAACTACTTTGTATTTTTCTATAACTTTAAACACATTCTGAATGAATTACAACAGCTTAATGGGATCATCGATCAACAGCTAGCAATAGAGTAG
- a CDS encoding CHASE3 domain-containing protein: MKKRYLFILVLGMAGTLALSLAALFNFKCLLASYEERRRLFVQEESLHKLLAAIKDAEISQRSYLLTGKSNYLEPYYSTLHTLDSYLSQAQEGSLPSQIALYQELSRLIKMQIQSMSQSIDKVKSEGITESQKKEGGVGSEKRVMDNIGSLIVQLTSSAESERGYKEADIEQSSDRSLWTMIGSVALVNFIVGFYSYLFYRDSQRSLKTSKELNQTSHIYQTILDTTRQVIIRTDNKGVIVSFNKKAEKMLGYRAQEVIHKTSILNLYDKDNLHDKLTHLYQRPIELPIGFDLLVSPTRSLVWADSEWLMKKKNGNVFPCLLSITALRDEQNQVIGFLFMASDLTQDKKLEEHVKVAHDAMEAAYLSRNKFLSSLGHDFRPPLTTIVNGTNLLLRTKSDHLNVQERTILAQILTNSQQVLNLTNRIVELSKIEGGLVSLNPKELTLDVFIEKIIKEVEIQQLNRTKQVQFQSEIPHSLKPLETDPEKLHDILINLIQTALAFQKTDQIIVHVKADPQTLCAAEIDIMCLEDGSKGKTVKESKLQVKPEREALSLSLAQSIAKVLGYRVTVSKRGEGMWVYTLVLSPRLYSGKSVQ; the protein is encoded by the coding sequence ATGAAGAAGAGATATTTGTTTATCCTCGTGCTTGGAATGGCGGGAACGCTGGCTCTTAGCCTGGCTGCCCTTTTCAATTTCAAATGCTTGCTTGCCTCTTATGAAGAGCGACGGAGATTGTTTGTACAAGAAGAATCTTTGCATAAGCTCTTAGCGGCGATCAAAGATGCTGAGATAAGTCAAAGAAGCTATCTTCTAACTGGTAAAAGCAATTATTTAGAGCCTTATTATAGTACGTTGCACACACTAGATTCTTACCTATCTCAAGCACAAGAAGGATCGCTACCTTCTCAAATAGCTCTTTATCAAGAGTTGAGCCGGCTAATTAAGATGCAAATACAGTCTATGAGTCAATCCATTGACAAGGTTAAGTCGGAAGGAATAACTGAAAGCCAAAAAAAAGAAGGGGGAGTGGGCAGTGAAAAAAGGGTAATGGATAATATTGGCTCTCTCATTGTTCAGCTTACCAGTTCAGCAGAGAGTGAGCGGGGGTATAAGGAGGCTGACATCGAGCAGTCGTCTGACCGGTCGCTATGGACAATGATCGGGAGCGTTGCATTAGTCAATTTTATTGTCGGATTTTACTCTTATTTATTTTACCGGGACTCACAGCGCTCCCTGAAAACGTCTAAGGAATTAAATCAAACGTCTCATATCTATCAGACCATTCTAGATACTACCAGGCAGGTAATTATTAGAACCGATAACAAAGGTGTTATTGTTTCTTTTAATAAAAAGGCCGAAAAAATGCTGGGTTATCGAGCCCAGGAAGTCATTCATAAGACCTCTATTTTGAATTTGTATGACAAAGACAACCTGCATGACAAACTTACCCATTTATATCAACGTCCTATCGAGCTGCCAATCGGCTTCGACCTGCTCGTTTCGCCTACCCGTTCGCTTGTTTGGGCAGACTCGGAATGGCTCATGAAGAAGAAAAATGGGAATGTTTTTCCTTGTTTGCTATCCATTACAGCTTTAAGGGACGAGCAGAATCAAGTCATAGGATTCTTGTTTATGGCATCCGATCTTACGCAAGATAAAAAACTGGAAGAGCATGTTAAAGTTGCACATGATGCTATGGAAGCAGCGTATTTGTCTAGAAATAAGTTCTTATCTAGCCTTGGACATGATTTTAGACCTCCTTTAACAACCATTGTAAATGGCACTAATCTTTTGCTGAGAACAAAAAGTGATCATTTAAATGTGCAGGAGCGTACGATTTTGGCTCAAATATTAACGAATAGTCAGCAAGTTCTTAACTTGACTAATCGCATTGTGGAGTTATCTAAAATAGAGGGGGGATTAGTTTCTTTGAATCCTAAGGAGTTAACTCTAGATGTCTTCATTGAAAAAATCATTAAAGAGGTCGAGATACAGCAGTTAAATAGAACTAAACAGGTTCAATTTCAATCTGAAATTCCCCATTCACTAAAGCCTCTAGAGACAGATCCTGAAAAATTGCACGATATTCTAATTAACTTAATTCAAACCGCACTTGCCTTCCAAAAAACGGATCAAATTATTGTGCATGTCAAAGCCGACCCTCAAACACTTTGTGCGGCAGAAATAGATATAATGTGCCTAGAAGATGGAAGTAAAGGCAAGACTGTCAAAGAAAGCAAGCTGCAGGTAAAGCCTGAAAGAGAAGCCCTAAGCTTATCTCTTGCACAGTCTATTGCGAAAGTGCTCGGATATCGTGTGACAGTTTCTAAAAGAGGGGAAGGAATGTGGGTGTACACTCTTGTTTTATCGCCTAGATTGTATTCGGGAAAGAGCGTGCAATAG
- a CDS encoding DsbA family protein: MNKLNKRLFFPLAYLFAFMCAVFFTPSSAHADEEDIQEIKQRLVLGKADSPIEIYIVSDWFCSSCKKLEPKIEQLYTALKSKAAFYFVDFPINRQSANFSPYHLSFLINEKTKYLTARQSLMDLTDETQKPTDIDVAKLAKTKKLKFEELSFEDVKNGTEFFDDIVKRYSISATPSVVVVNKETEKFEKFKGSQAKEKTILEAIDKLEGKTKPKKSWFSF, translated from the coding sequence ATGAACAAATTGAATAAACGCCTTTTTTTTCCTCTAGCTTATCTATTCGCATTCATGTGTGCAGTTTTTTTTACCCCTTCCTCCGCTCATGCGGATGAAGAAGATATTCAAGAGATTAAACAACGCCTGGTCTTAGGAAAAGCTGATAGCCCAATTGAAATTTATATTGTCTCTGATTGGTTCTGCAGCTCTTGCAAAAAATTAGAGCCTAAAATCGAACAACTCTACACCGCTCTTAAATCCAAAGCAGCCTTTTACTTCGTTGACTTCCCAATCAATCGCCAGAGCGCAAACTTTTCTCCCTATCACTTATCTTTTTTGATTAACGAAAAAACCAAATACTTAACTGCGCGCCAAAGCTTAATGGATCTGACAGATGAAACTCAAAAGCCAACCGATATCGATGTAGCCAAGCTGGCTAAAACTAAAAAGTTAAAATTCGAAGAGCTTTCTTTCGAAGATGTTAAGAATGGCACAGAATTTTTTGATGACATTGTCAAACGCTACAGCATTAGTGCAACTCCATCTGTTGTCGTTGTCAATAAAGAGACTGAAAAATTTGAAAAATTTAAAGGCAGCCAAGCTAAAGAAAAAACCATTTTGGAAGCTATCGACAAGTTAGAAGGAAAGACTAAGCCAAAAAAATCGTGGTTTAGCTTTTAA
- a CDS encoding response regulator, with amino-acid sequence MNEPKEVLIVEDNEDNSLLAEKILNYYGFKTVVMAHGHSALEYCESHRPDLILMDLSLPDMDGMELTRLLRKKTNYQTVPIIALTAHAMRGIQEYSQEAGLNEFLTKPFLPNDLIDLVRKYLQ; translated from the coding sequence ATGAATGAACCCAAAGAAGTTTTAATCGTTGAAGATAATGAAGATAACAGCTTGCTGGCAGAAAAAATTCTCAATTATTATGGCTTTAAAACTGTTGTCATGGCGCATGGACATTCAGCTCTTGAGTATTGTGAATCTCACAGGCCAGATCTGATTTTAATGGATCTCTCTTTGCCAGATATGGATGGGATGGAGCTCACCCGCCTCCTAAGAAAAAAAACTAATTATCAAACCGTACCCATCATAGCCCTGACAGCGCATGCCATGCGCGGAATTCAAGAATACAGTCAAGAGGCGGGGTTAAATGAGTTTTTAACAAAGCCTTTTCTTCCTAATGATTTGATCGATCTTGTACGTAAATATTTGCAATAA